A region of Mammaliicoccus sp. Dog046 DNA encodes the following proteins:
- a CDS encoding nitroreductase family protein has protein sequence MEFKEVLEQRRSVKSYEPYELDKETINNLLDQAALSPSAWNLQQWKVIVAQSDEAKEKLYQASNKQIKVKEASATFIILGDLKAHETIEDVADDWIEHNHIPADKKDGLISSVNTFFESTTNQRDEAVRGASLFAMSLMLASENAGFATCPMIGFNKQAVIDEFNIEDHLVPAMLITIGKGEMTNDRASRIPAETFAKFE, from the coding sequence ATGGAATTTAAAGAAGTCTTAGAACAACGTCGTTCTGTAAAATCTTATGAACCATATGAATTAGATAAAGAAACAATTAACAACTTATTAGATCAAGCTGCACTATCACCCTCTGCATGGAATTTACAACAATGGAAAGTGATTGTTGCACAATCTGATGAAGCAAAAGAAAAACTATATCAAGCTTCAAATAAACAAATTAAAGTCAAAGAAGCAAGCGCAACATTTATCATCTTAGGTGATTTAAAGGCACACGAAACAATTGAAGACGTGGCAGATGATTGGATAGAACATAATCATATCCCAGCTGATAAAAAAGATGGCTTGATATCAAGTGTTAATACATTTTTCGAAAGTACAACAAATCAAAGAGATGAAGCAGTCAGAGGCGCATCATTGTTCGCAATGAGTCTAATGCTTGCAAGTGAAAATGCCGGATTTGCAACATGCCCAATGATAGGATTTAATAAACAAGCTGTAATAGATGAATTTAATATCGAAGATCACTTAGTGCCAGCAATGCTTATTACAATAGGTAAAGGCGAAATGACTAACGATCGCGCATCACGTATACCAGCTGAAACATTCGCTAAATTCGAATAA
- a CDS encoding GNAT family protein — protein sequence MDRLLVTLGENQYLETERLILRPVTLEDTEDLFEYASDVENTSHVFPTHQSIEETKEVIANFYLNSPLGKYGIVLKENNKFIGSIDLRVESEHKRAEIGYALNLSYTGKGYMTEAGTKILSLAFDKLNLNQVKAVHSTINPKSGEVMKRLGMKKVGVMPKNRIHKERIVDDAIYAITDTEFQNINSK from the coding sequence ATGGATAGATTATTAGTTACATTAGGGGAAAACCAATATTTAGAAACAGAGCGATTGATATTAAGACCTGTTACATTAGAAGATACAGAAGATTTGTTTGAATATGCTTCTGATGTAGAGAACACTTCACATGTATTTCCTACACATCAATCTATAGAAGAAACGAAAGAAGTCATCGCAAACTTCTATTTAAATTCACCGCTCGGTAAATATGGAATCGTATTAAAGGAAAATAATAAATTTATTGGATCGATAGATTTAAGAGTAGAAAGTGAACATAAGCGAGCAGAAATCGGTTATGCATTGAATTTATCGTATACAGGAAAAGGTTATATGACAGAAGCAGGTACAAAAATATTGTCATTGGCTTTTGATAAATTGAATCTAAATCAAGTCAAAGCCGTTCATAGTACGATAAATCCTAAGTCAGGCGAAGTGATGAAACGTTTAGGTATGAAGAAGGTCGGTGTGATGCCTAAAAATAGAATTCATAAAGAAAGAATCGTCGACGATGCCATATACGCAATTACTGATACAGAATTTCAAAATATAAATAGTAAGTAA
- a CDS encoding MFS transporter, translating into MKTNISNQLALISLAISAFAIGSAEFISVGLLPLIKDSFDVTIPIASLTVSLYAIGGAFGAPILTPLTNRFKRKTVLILIMVVFIIANIFAGVATSFAFLIAMRILSAFAHGVFMSIATTIAADLVPPHKRSSAIAMMFTGLTVATITGVPFGTWIGQTFGYEMSFYTIAGIGLISLIANIMFVPKHLTEYEQAPIIKQLSVFKNKPLMTLYLITTLGYGGTFVVYTYLTEILTHILGYDTNSIVIILILYGVMVAIGNTLGGKLTNNDPTRSLTFIFLLQALTLLLLGLTIHLHVFGLISILLMGLFAFMNVPGLQLIVVIFAERHSKETVNFASSLNISSFNLGITFGSVIGGFILNHFTLSLTPYFAFIMVILASALMFTINKRESTETLEVAK; encoded by the coding sequence ATGAAAACTAATATTTCAAATCAACTCGCACTTATTTCTCTCGCCATTTCAGCATTCGCTATCGGCTCTGCAGAATTTATAAGTGTCGGACTTTTACCATTAATTAAAGATTCTTTTGATGTCACTATTCCAATTGCAAGTTTAACCGTATCCTTATACGCGATTGGTGGAGCATTTGGAGCACCGATTTTAACCCCTTTAACAAATCGTTTTAAAAGAAAGACAGTACTTATTCTCATTATGGTCGTATTTATTATCGCCAATATATTTGCAGGGGTAGCAACATCCTTTGCATTTCTTATAGCTATGAGAATCTTGAGCGCATTTGCTCATGGTGTATTTATGTCAATTGCTACTACTATTGCAGCTGACTTAGTACCTCCACACAAACGTTCAAGCGCGATCGCAATGATGTTTACTGGTTTAACAGTTGCAACAATAACAGGTGTACCGTTTGGAACATGGATTGGTCAAACTTTTGGCTATGAAATGTCATTCTATACGATTGCAGGGATTGGCTTAATTAGCTTAATCGCCAATATTATGTTTGTACCTAAACACTTAACAGAGTATGAACAAGCACCTATCATAAAACAACTTAGCGTATTTAAAAACAAACCACTGATGACGCTTTATTTAATTACAACACTTGGCTATGGCGGTACATTTGTTGTCTATACGTATTTAACTGAAATACTCACACATATTTTAGGTTATGATACAAATAGCATTGTTATTATATTAATTTTATATGGCGTAATGGTCGCAATCGGCAACACATTAGGTGGAAAATTAACAAACAATGACCCAACACGCTCACTTACGTTTATCTTTTTATTACAAGCTTTAACACTATTACTTTTAGGTTTAACAATACATCTCCATGTATTTGGACTTATCAGTATATTACTAATGGGATTATTTGCGTTTATGAATGTACCTGGTCTACAACTCATCGTCGTTATTTTTGCTGAAAGACACAGTAAAGAAACTGTGAATTTCGCATCTAGTTTAAATATATCTTCATTCAATCTTGGCATCACATTTGGTTCTGTCATTGGTGGATTTATATTAAACCACTTTACATTGTCACTTACTCCATATTTCGCTTTCATAATGGTAATATTGGCTAGTGCATTAATGTTTACAATAAATAAACGAGAATCTACTGAAACACTTGAAGTAGCAAAATAA
- a CDS encoding helix-turn-helix domain-containing protein, with amino-acid sequence MNGTQYHIGVEATIDVIGGKWKPVILCHLKHGKMRTSELKKAIPQITQKMLTQQLRELEKDQIINRIVYQQVPPKVEYEISEYGSTLNLLLEHLCKWGELHVQKRKENGEEVELNSVEFIDVV; translated from the coding sequence ATGAATGGAACGCAATATCATATTGGAGTAGAAGCTACGATTGATGTAATAGGTGGGAAGTGGAAACCAGTCATTTTATGTCATTTGAAGCATGGGAAAATGAGAACGTCAGAATTAAAAAAAGCTATACCACAGATTACTCAGAAAATGTTGACGCAACAATTGAGAGAATTAGAAAAAGACCAAATTATCAATAGAATTGTCTATCAACAAGTACCTCCAAAAGTAGAATATGAAATTTCTGAATATGGAAGCACGTTGAATCTTTTATTAGAGCATCTATGTAAATGGGGAGAATTACATGTTCAAAAACGAAAAGAAAACGGAGAAGAGGTTGAATTAAATTCAGTTGAATTTATAGATGTTGTTTAA
- a CDS encoding tyrosine-protein phosphatase, giving the protein MIDIHNHLLYGLDDGPLDAESMLELAREAEKIGITDIVVTPHYIEHRFKNSASIVKERTDEVQALLNDNKIDIKIYPSQEIHMFGKELEGLQSGELLPITQGSKYVLIEFPFFSVPDFAEETFDKLFNAGYRPLLAHPERIIPIQDNPEILYDLIDRGALCQVTAGSLVDRYGPDAKRVADELLKKDAIHIIGSDAHNTSNRNFHIREAYEYIEQQFGEEKVIQFKENARKILENEDI; this is encoded by the coding sequence ATGATTGATATTCATAATCACTTATTATATGGTTTAGACGATGGTCCGTTGGATGCTGAAAGTATGCTTGAATTAGCAAGAGAAGCCGAAAAGATAGGTATTACAGATATTGTAGTGACACCGCATTATATCGAACATCGATTTAAAAATAGTGCATCTATTGTGAAAGAGAGAACTGATGAAGTGCAGGCTCTATTAAATGACAATAAGATTGATATTAAAATATATCCAAGCCAAGAAATTCATATGTTTGGTAAAGAATTAGAGGGACTTCAATCAGGTGAATTACTGCCTATCACTCAAGGTTCAAAATACGTACTCATTGAATTTCCTTTCTTTTCTGTACCGGATTTTGCAGAAGAGACTTTTGATAAATTGTTTAATGCGGGATATCGCCCATTACTTGCGCATCCTGAACGTATCATTCCGATACAAGACAATCCAGAGATACTCTACGATTTAATTGATAGAGGTGCGCTTTGCCAAGTGACAGCAGGATCACTTGTGGATCGATATGGACCAGATGCGAAAAGGGTCGCAGATGAACTTCTTAAGAAGGACGCGATTCATATTATAGGAAGCGACGCACATAATACGTCGAATAGAAACTTTCACATTCGTGAAGCATATGAATATATTGAGCAACAATTTGGTGAAGAAAAAGTAATACAATTTAAAGAGAATGCACGAAAAATATTAGAAAACGAAGATATTTAA